The Chloroflexota bacterium region CTCGTGCGGGGTTGGCGGCGCTGATCCCGCACGAGAGGTAGACTTCAAGGAGGATAATCCATGGCGAAAGTCAAGGTTGCAACCGATTGGCTGGCCGCTTGCGCCGGGTGCCACATGTCCGTGCTGGACATGGATGAGCGGCTCGTCCAACTGCTGGACAAAATTGAACTCACGTCCACTCCCATCACCGACCTCAAGCATCCGCCCAAGGAGGGCGCTACGGTTGGGATTCTCACGGGCGCTATCTCCAACACCACCAACATTGAGGTCGCCAAGCAGATGCGCGAACGGTGCCAGATTCTCATTGCGCTGGGCGACTGCGCCGTGTTCGGCGGGATTGTAACCATGCGCAACTTCTTTGACATGAACGAGGCCCTGAAACGCGCCTACGTGGAAACCGAGAGCACGGTGGATGGCAAGGTCCCCTGCTCCGAGGAACTCGGAACGCCCGTTCGCGTGTGCGCCGTCAATCAGGTAGTCAAGGTGGATATCCATATCCCGGGGTGCCCACCATCGCCCGACGCGATCTACTACGCCCTCTCTGAACTCTTGGAGGGCCGTATTCCCGTTCTCACGGGCGACAACTTGAAGTACGACTGACGCATCATGCCTGCTAGGTCTCAGGATTTGACCCAGACAAGGAGCGCAACCATGCAAAAGATTACGATAGAGCCTGTAACGCGAATTGAGGGCCACGCGAAGGTTACCATCCACCTGGACGACGCCGGCAAGGTGGAGAGGGCGTTCTTCCATGTGAACGAATGGCGCGGATTTGAGAAGTTTTCGGAAGGGCGCCCCTTCTTTGAGATGACGCAGATCACCCCGCGCATCTGCGGCATTTGCCCCGTCAGCCATCACCTGGCGTCGGCCAAGGCGTGCGATGTTGTAGCGGGAGTGAAGCCCCCGCGCACCGCTAGTCTCCTGCGCGAACTGATGCACATGGGACAGATGATCCAGTCCCACTCCATGCACTTCTTTGAACTGGCTGGGCCGGACCTCTTGCTCGGCTTTGACGCAGATCCGGCCATCCGGAATGTCGTCGGCATCGTTCAGGCCAATCCCGAACTGGCGCTCAAGGCGGTGCGCCTGCGCGGGTTCGGCCAGGACATCATCAAGCGCCTGGGCGGCAAGCGGGTGCATCCCGTCTTCGCCGTGCCCGGCGGCGTCAATGCTCCCCTTTCCGTGCAAGACCGCGACGCCATCCTCGCCCAGATTGACGAGATGACCGAGGTCATCAAGACCGGCCTGGCCATCGCCAAGCAGTGGTGCGAGGCCAACATGGACCTCATCAACCAGTTCGCGGTGTTCCCGTCGTCCTACATGGGCCTGGTGGACGAGGAGGGCGGCCTGCAATTGTACGACGGCAAGGTGCGACTGGTGGATAAGGACGGCCGGAAACTGGAGGAGTTTGACCCGCAGGACTACCTCACCTACGTCGGCGAACACGTGGAAGATTGGTCTTACCTGAAGTTCCCCTTCTACCGCAAGATGGGGTGGCCCAACGGCACCTACCGCGTGGGCCCGCTGGGTCGGCTCAATGCCGCCACGAAAATCAACACGCCGATGGCAGCCGAGGAATTCAAGGTCTGGAAGTCCATCAACGGCGGCAAGCCGGTGGAAGGCACGCTGTGGTTCCACTACGCTCGCCTCATTGAGGACCTGTACGCCATTGAGCGCGCCAAGGAGATTCTGCTGGATCCCGACATCCTGTCTACGGACATCGTCGCGGACACCGGCACGTTCGCCGGCGAAGGCGTCGGGTGCGTGGAGGCCCCGCGCGGGACGCTGTTCCACCACTACAAGACCGACGCCAACGGCATGCTCACGAAGGTGAACCTTATCGTGGCCACCGGCCACAACAACTGGGCCATGAGCAAGTCGGTGGAAATGGTGGCCAAGGCCTTCGTGGACGGGAAGAAATTGACCGAAGGCATGCTCAACCGCGTGGAGGCCGCCATTCGCGCCCACGACCCGTGCCTGTCGTGCTCCACCCACGCCATCGGGGCCATGCCCATCGTCATTGAACTGTTCGGCCCGGACGGCAGCCTGCTCCAGCGCCTGACGCGGGACTAACCTGCCCACACTGGGGGCTCACTCCAAGACCTCCGAGGGTACCAGACCTCGGAGGTCTGCTTTTGACACTTTCGGTTGGCGTGATACAATAGCCTTTGACACTGTAAGATGCGGGTGAGGTGCATCAGGAATATCGGATGAGACGGACTCTTGTCATCGGGTATGGCAACCCCTATCGCCGCGACGACGGCGTGGGATTCTACGTCGCCAATGCCCTGCGGGTGCAGCAGGGGCTGCGACGACTTGACTCGGACGAAGACGGCCTGGACGATTGCGGGCATCCCCTGGACGCCATCGCGCTGCACCAACTGCTGCCGGAGATCGCGCCCATGCTGGCCGATTACGAACTGGTGGTTTTCGTGGACGCGCATACGGGCGTCATCCCGGACGACGTCCGCGTGCTTCCCGTGCAGGAGGAATACGGGTTCCAGGCGGTTACGCACCACATGAGTCCGGGCATGATGCTGGCGGTGGCGCGGGCTGCCCGCGGACGAGCGCCGGAAGCCGCGCTGGTATCCGTCCGCGGCGGCGATTTTGACTTCGGCCTGGGGTTGACGGAAGCCTGCAGGGC contains the following coding sequences:
- a CDS encoding NADP oxidoreductase; the protein is MAKVKVATDWLAACAGCHMSVLDMDERLVQLLDKIELTSTPITDLKHPPKEGATVGILTGAISNTTNIEVAKQMRERCQILIALGDCAVFGGIVTMRNFFDMNEALKRAYVETESTVDGKVPCSEELGTPVRVCAVNQVVKVDIHIPGCPPSPDAIYYALSELLEGRIPVLTGDNLKYD
- a CDS encoding Ni/Fe hydrogenase subunit alpha, with amino-acid sequence MQKITIEPVTRIEGHAKVTIHLDDAGKVERAFFHVNEWRGFEKFSEGRPFFEMTQITPRICGICPVSHHLASAKACDVVAGVKPPRTASLLRELMHMGQMIQSHSMHFFELAGPDLLLGFDADPAIRNVVGIVQANPELALKAVRLRGFGQDIIKRLGGKRVHPVFAVPGGVNAPLSVQDRDAILAQIDEMTEVIKTGLAIAKQWCEANMDLINQFAVFPSSYMGLVDEEGGLQLYDGKVRLVDKDGRKLEEFDPQDYLTYVGEHVEDWSYLKFPFYRKMGWPNGTYRVGPLGRLNAATKINTPMAAEEFKVWKSINGGKPVEGTLWFHYARLIEDLYAIERAKEILLDPDILSTDIVADTGTFAGEGVGCVEAPRGTLFHHYKTDANGMLTKVNLIVATGHNNWAMSKSVEMVAKAFVDGKKLTEGMLNRVEAAIRAHDPCLSCSTHAIGAMPIVIELFGPDGSLLQRLTRD
- a CDS encoding hydrogenase maturation protease, encoding MRRTLVIGYGNPYRRDDGVGFYVANALRVQQGLRRLDSDEDGLDDCGHPLDAIALHQLLPEIAPMLADYELVVFVDAHTGVIPDDVRVLPVQEEYGFQAVTHHMSPGMMLAVARAARGRAPEAALVSVRGGDFDFGLGLTEACRARAETATRMILDMAQTDREG